Genomic DNA from Lactuca sativa cultivar Salinas chromosome 8, Lsat_Salinas_v11, whole genome shotgun sequence:
tgacaattgtgactctagaagctccaagacaacaaggtcaacaaggaattcaaaggtatgattctagatctgtttcaatattgttattacacctaaatagtcattagaagtcttggattcaaagaatgtttaattagaaagcctagatccaagcattagggttttgcatgcgcacataggaaagttcttatggctaaaacccatcagtggtatcagagcctagcttggttttcattaaattgttgcttaattgtctaaaactaaactgcaaaattcgacttttgtgtttctgagtcatggactcggcgagttccaaagtggactcggcgagtccctttgtgcactcggcgagtccaagcgtcaggaatggccagattcgggatttcttcatgattatcttatggaaacttaccttaatcatattagatcaaccctaatccgtttttttgatatatatgactataatcttgatctaattaaagatatttatcaactaataaaatatttaatttccttatatgataattaattaattatttttattattttggtaattatcttgaaagaaatattgaataaatcaaatatagataattaggaaattaattgttaattgaaattatttgttatttgatcctccatgttttaaatgtttaaaacttgtcctcaagttttgaaatttatattttgtgattaaaagtttaaatttagacaatttaaatttcaaaccctagattttaaaaagtttaaaatacaaccctatactaatataatattacaagaataatatatatatatatatatatatatatatatatatatatatatactaaaatgctagtcttaccgttagtaggcctcattcacgaagccgatctataaggtgggtataaggttgcggcctataaaatggcgcttaatgggtgtacactcacacccaccgcttgcttgatcggtggagggtcgttagccgaacgggtaggatagggcaacctcatcctctcattaaaagtataataagtaatacaaagtaactacacatatttttaaaatttcccaatcttagttactttagaaaaagtgaattgatgcaatcccatgaaattacactttgcacccttgctaagaagttagtggagcgtgtgtggtttaccggcacactaattggttctaagcaaaggtggcaaagggtgattcattgtttatcatagttcgatggagcgtgtgtggtttaccggcacgtcgaataggtgatcgttacaatgaaggcaccatgtgaatttgcatggtaattcacacccgctttgtgatcctcggtatcccagtcacaaacaagaggggcatatcgagatttaaacatgtcattgaatagtttcaatgaatcccatccgaacctaggaattcttaaAGCATTTAGGTCTAATAGTTAGGTtgtgtggtggagaattagtgaatcgtcattcacttaccttcatttgcatgttagattacgacatcccttttctagtatgtaaatgttattgttggatcctagccctaatttttcttattgggtgataattagggattcttattctaatctatctttgtccttttctttttgtagatgtcaaacgcaaacaacgttgctgctagttctttcacgttgatgagcctttgccaaaaggtcaccttcgatggaacgaactttagcgaatggataagatacattcgcaccattgctcgctataaggataaggagtatgtccccGATGAGAAGCTCGacaagatcaaccctgaaatcgctactccggctgaaattaccgcttttgaaactcatgagcgatatgcaacgaaggtacattgcatcatgatagccaccatgaactctgaattccaaaagtcctatgaggacatgtacccgtacgagatgcatcaagacttattggagagataccaccagaacgcgagacaagagcgttatgagattttcactaacatgatttccactaagatgggtcatggagaatctcttaccgtgcacctgcaaaagatgcaaaggtatgtcgaccgccttcgcaagttaaatgttgactttggggaagacttggcgatcgacatggtgcttcattctttgcctccgatgtacaatcaatttaggatgacctaccacatgaacaaagagaaggtcaccctaagcaaactccaaggtctcttgagggtcgctgagagcaacttcaaagacaagtatgttgcaccaactcccaatccacctgctgctcctgtcttggctattggtcaaggaaagggaaagaagaggaaggattcgtctaagaactatcgcaaggttaaagcccgagatggtgcctcttctagtgggaccaaagttgatcccgctaagccctgccctaacccgaaggaggcagagtgccaccactgccataagataggacattggaagagaagctgcccagagtacctgcaagccatcaaggaaggaaagatcaagccatctttcgcaggtatatacacaattaaatctaacgattctaatcatgctatttcttgggttcttgataccggttgtggttatcacatttgttctaatgtgcagggactaagaagaagtagggatgtggagcaaggaaggatcaatctaatcatggggaacagaagatcgtcgcctgcgaccaagattggagtgtattctttagtgcttaggaataatttatgtttagatttgaacaattgttgctattcgccagaaatggctagaaacatcatttcatttcatggtttgtttagacaaggttttagattttcttttaataatgagaatggttctattttggcttatctaaatggtgtcttttactttgaagctataccatgtaatggaatttatgaaactgttatgattgttgataacttaggaaatgatgttttgaatatagattcttccactagtatggacaaagctgatgggttttgagcattctaacacttcctaagtgtacatgcaaccctaataaccttggatctatgtttgtctaattatcatgctaagttgaattccaaggttatattcctatctagcatacatggggaacaattttaacttgaatcatagatagaataacttaccttgttgttgcttgtgttccttgaaaccttgtgagcctagcaccccaagtgtgatgcctcaaatgcttcacacaacaccaaatgctcttggaaagactcttgagataacacacacttctcaaaatcggccaagccctctagtttcttatgtctaaccgattttggtggagaatgggatctttatatagtgttggcacatctagggttacaccatgtaaaccctaatgtgtcatgactcttcatttccatgacccatgggtttgtaactcccatggagcatccatggagcatcctatgggtagagcccaacttgataacccatggagcctcttagcccactatacaagatatggatgatttacataatcaacccatatatttaattagttatcctttgatcacttaattaattccaaattaattctttgatcaactaattaaataatattattaatatattagaacttataatatattaataatctccaagtgttatttctctcatttagtctatccaattgcatggtgccatgcaacccaaatggaccatgccgggtcgggtcaagtacaagcccgaaatagttatggacttagacaccttatccaacagtctcccacttggataagtctaataactatatctctagtacttcaggaaccgaacggcaatcgtagctctttcaaggtctcttagaactgagaagatgatgatacgccatttaagataagtgatcatataatcctctgttctagatatcagccggacaaatacatggaacatgtcttgcttattgtccagcatttgtttcccgatttccgatttgtttgacatagaacttaattgaacacatcaacttagttctgaccgggcccggtacatgggtcaaaacaaaatcatcgagggacccagataccagcttctaatccaagaaggaacagataaacttcgactcatatgtttgttctaccacttattgtattacacacaaaagtacgttttataacatcgagttaccaatgcggtttcgtacagtcaatgcataaccaacttgtaagtaacaaatcatatctctaggtttgaagacttatatgatattaccgtctcacgatcactcgagataaaattccatgaagtgattccggtgagcgtgggttgtgtccaatgctcagaacttatgagcactcatgattgttgtagccttgtccaagacctctacaaccaaacatgacagtcttgattcatatctacttccaacatatgaccgactgtggaggtttgaataatatgttataccaaacaaaattattctggaagtcaaaacatgcaaaagaaatatagtaaacgattgacaagagatagcaacactttactcataaataaaacaccttttattcatcatcaaatgtcaattacactttacaaatttccgggttatctaactactaaaacttatatcatccttcagccctatgctccgagcatgctgaagatgcttaaccctactcagtcccttcgtgaggggatctgctgggttctcatccgatgataccctctttgccacgaggagtccttcttcgatccgatgtctaataaaatggtattttctgtcgatgtgtctagatctcccgtgatcccttggttccttggctaaggcaacagcactttcactatcacagaaaatttccattggctctttaatagctggtacaactccaaggtctccaatgaagttcttcagccatatcgcctcctttgctgcttcactagctgcaatatactctgattcacaagtagaatctgccactgtctcttgcttggaactcttccaagaaattgctcctccgtttagggtaaagacccagcccgactgagagcggaaattatccctatcagtctggaagctagcatcactatacccaacaactctcaagtcatcactcccaccgagggtaaggacccaatccttagtccttcgtaggtacttgaggatattctttaccgcagtccagtgtgccttgccagggttcgcctgatacctgctaaccatgctcaaggcaaaagctacatcgggtcgagtacacgtcatagcatacatgatcgatcctacagccgaagcgtaaggtgttcgactcatttctgctatctcagcctcagtgctagggctttgtgtcttactcaatctggtgttactctggatgggtaactctcctttcttggaatcctgcatgctgaatctcttcagcactttatccaagtaggtactctgactaagtccaattagtcttttactccgatctctcaagattcttatccctagaatataggcagcttcaccaaggtccttcatagcgaaacacttcccaagccaggatttcacttcctgcagggttggaatgtcgtttcctatgagtagtatgtcatccacatacaaaaccaagaagctaactatactcccactagccttgacatacacacaagattcatcttcactcctagaaaagccaaattccttgaccttttcatcaaagcaaagattccatctgcgaggtgcttgcttcaatccataaatggatttctcaagattacacactctattagggtactcgttgctgacaaaaccctctggctgactcatgtaaacatcttcagccaactttccattaaggaaagcagttttgacatccatctgccatatttcatagtcatgaaatgcagctatggctaacagaacccgaatagacttaatcttggctaccggagaaaaggtctcatcataatccactccaggaatttgagagaagccctttgcaaccagtctagccttataagtgtgtactttaccatccatgtcggtcttcttcttgaagacccatttgcaccctactgtcttacgacctggtacattttcaaccaagttccaaacttgattgtcatacatggattgtatctcgctatccatagcctccttccatttagcagactcggggcctgccatggcttcctcgtagctgttagggtcatcttgacttactagtgtttcatcactaataagtgtctcaccttctgcagtaatatggaatccatagtaatgctcaggtgcactcctaactctcgtggaacgtctcagaggtacagatttgtcaattggctcaacaggagtttcctcctcaagttgagggctagagtttgaagttccttcaccgcttgattcttgaatttcttcaagatcgatttgcctcccactgtctccttggcttataaactctctttctcgaaagactcctcttcttgctacaaagaccacattgtcactaggtctgtagaagaggtaaccaaaggatcgctgtgggtaaccgatgaaaatacacctctcgcttcgaggttcgagcttatcatgagtcttgcgtctcacgaaagcctcgcaaccccaaatcttgatgtggtctagtttaggtactttaccagtccacacctcgtgaggagttttggcaactttctttgtagggactagattaagaatatgggcggcagtttctaaggcatacccccagaatgagattggtagcgtagctcaactcatcatggaacgaaccatatctaacaaggttcgattacgcctctcagccacaccattcaactgtggtgtcctgggaggtgtcaattgtgagactatcccacattcccttagatagtcgaggaactctgaactaagatactcaccaccacgatcggatcgaagcatcttaatgttcctgcccaattgattctcgacttcctgtttaaattccttaaacctctcgaaagtctctgacttatgcttgaccaagtagacatatccatatctactataatcatcagtgaaagtcaaataataacgattagcatcccttgtggcatgtttgaatggtccacacacatccgtgtgtataaggtccaacaaaccttcacccctctcacacgaacctgtgaagggtgactttgtcatttttccaagtaggcatgattcgcaactatcatctgactttaggtcaaacgactccaagactccatccttttggagttagcctatgcgcttcttgcttatatgtccaagacgacaatgccataatgatgctttatccaagttattattagtagaatcaatacacaaaacattatttcctaagttatcaacaacagatacagcttcatacacaccatcacaaggtaatgctttaaaataaagaatactattaaagaaagcatcaatagaaccaacttcattattaaatgaaaaggtaaacccttgtttgtacaaagcatggaaggaaataatatttcttgccattcctggcgaataacaacacttattcagatctaaactaaacccactacttagcgataaagtataaactccaatcttggtaacaggtataactttcctattccccatgatcaagtttatccttccttgctccacatcctcacttcttcttagtccctgcaagtcacaacaaatgtgaataccacaaccggtatcaaggacccaagaattagaatggggtgagttattagaaatgatagtgtaaatacctgcatggttgggtttaactttcccatccttcacatcttgctggtattttgggcagttccgcttccaatgagctttttcatggcaatagaagcattcagcctcttttgggtcagaagaaggagtgatgaaacctttcttggttccacttgaagaagagccatcaagggtccgagccttggtacccttagaagatctctttctcttcctccatcgattcttcccgattgccaaaaccggagtagagttttgagtaggagtgatagcaaccgacttccccttaagacctgattctgcggtcttgagaagtccctgaagtttgctgagggtgacttcttccttgttcatgtgatatgtcatgcggaattgatcatagcacgatggtaaggaatgcaaaataatatctattgcaagatcctccgggaagttcacattaagcttcagcaaacgatccacatacctttgtattttctgcatgtggctcgtgacggattccccgtccttcatcatggttgttatcatggagcagatgatttcatacctctcttgtcttgcactttgatggtatctttccatcaaatcttggtgcatgtcataagggtagaaatcctcataagacttttggagttccgctgtcatcgtggccgtcatgatgcaagccactttcgtagcatccctttcatgtgcccgaaattcagcgatctcctgaggagttgcagtggactcatcaatctccttaagctccttgtcaaggacatattctttgtcctcgtagcaggtaatcatcctgatgtttctgatccactcattgaagttggatccatcaaaggtgactttcccacacaagttcataagggtaaaggagccattaggattagagctagaagcattgttgaaagacatctgaaggaaggaggacaagattagtttagatataagagagtccttaataaaacacccaaatgtaatattaaggctaggatccaatcacaatataatataacttagaagaggtatgccgtaatctaagctatatcatatttgaaaggtaggtgaatgacgattcaccaatttccaccacgaaaaccgcaatattttagtattaggtttttgaatggttcttagaaattcctagattctttgagattcaatgaacttttcaaaggcatgtttcaatctcgagtgtgccctccaagttttgtgactgggataccgaggatcacaaaacgaggtgtgaagtaaccatgcaaatcacttggtacccttaaagtttatcactcaatcgatgtgccggttaaccacacacgctccatcgatactataataaaccctaagtcaccctttacctaccttgttaagtccaagttagtgtgccggttaaccacacacgctccaccaacgacttaatcaaagtgtaaagtgtaatttcatggaatagcaccttattcacatttttcctaaagtaactaagattgggaatttaataaaacatttagttactttataatattcatcatactttgaatgagaattaataagtccttgtcttacccgttcggctaacgaccctccaccgatcaagcaagcggtgggtgagagtggacacccattaagtcaccattttataggcaacaaccttatacccaccttatagaccggcttcgtgaatgagggcgtactagcggtaagacgactttgttcttatacatatatatatatatatatatatatatatatatatatatatatatatatatatatataattattaaatcataataatataagtataagggttgaattttaacttttaaaattctaggggttggaactaaagttttaacttaactttacttgttccaaaacttgagggcaagttttgtaaactttcaaaacttttcatttcttgtaacttatgagtttaatagagtaataaaatgaggacttttcatttttcctaactcttgtgttcttttaatggtttttaacccaAGAGACTtttgaatatgaacactttcaagaattaatctaccacataggttacaaataattcctatgatcatctaaacatcataagaacaagaatatgaatatgaacactttcaagaatcaaaatcacatttaatctttgtaattttgataactagttgttgtaaatgagttagaaaagacattacaccttctaaaacaagttttcaagtaccaaaacattttagggtaatgattctaatccatttccagcaactcaagtcgaaattctgcactctgtcgaccctactcgccgagtgcataaacctactcgccgagtaggttgaagatacacatgaactcgacgagtcctccccatggactcgccgagtccatcagtcagacagcagaaatttcgactttcttcaacttttaagcacaaataacaaacaaacaagcctaggctctgataccactgatgggttttgagcattctaacacttcctaagtgtacatgcaaccctaataaccttggatctatgtttgtctaattatcatgctaagttgaattccaaggttatattcctatctagcatacatggggaacaattttaacttgaatcatagatagaataacttaccttgttgttgcttgtgttccttgaaaccttgtgagcctagcaccccaagtgtgatgcctcaaatgcttcacacaacaccaaatgctcttggaaagactcttgagataacacacacttctcaaaatcggccaagccctctagtttcttatgtctaaccgattttggtggagaatgggatctttatatagtgttggcacatctagggttacaccatgtaaaccctaatgtgtcatgactcttcatttccatgacccatgggtttgtaactcccatggagcatccatggagcatcctatgggtagagcccaacttgataacccatggagcctcttagcccactatacaagatatggatgatttacataatcaacccatatatttaattagttatcctttgatcacttaattaattccaaattaattctttgatcaactaattaaataatattattaatatattagaacttataatatattaataatctccaagtgttatttctctcatttagtctatccaattgcatggtgccatgcaacccaaatggaccatgtcgggtcgggtcaagtacaagcccgaaatagttatggacttagacaccttatccaacaaaagcatccttgtggcattgtcgtcttggacatgtcaacaagaaacgcatagcccaactccaaaaggatggagtgttggagtcattcgaccttagggaagatgacatatgcgagtcttgtttacttggaaagatgactaaatcacccttcacgagtacgtgtgaaaggggtgagggtctattggacttaatacataccgatgtatgtggaccgtttagatcaaccacgaaggatgggaaccgcttctacgtgacctttaccgatgattatagtagatatgggtatatctatttaatcaagcaaaagtcagaaacctttgaaaagttcaaagagttcaagaatgaagtggagaatcaattgggcaggaaaatcaagatgcttcgatccgatcgaggaggggagtacctaagtcttgaattccacgattatctcaaggagtgtggaatagttttgcaattgacgcctcctaggacaccgcagttgaatggtgtggcagaaaggcgtaatcgaaccttattggatatggttcgctctatgatgagtcatgcttcactacctatctctttttgggggtatgccttagagacttccgcccatatccttaactgagtccctacgaagaaggttgccaaaacacctcacgagatgtggacagggaaagctccctcgttggcacatatcaaggtttggggttgcgaggctttcgtaagacgagatactcatgactagctcgaacctcgaagtgagcgatgtattttcatcggctacccgcagacatcctttggatatctcttctatagaccgaaggacaatgttgtctttgttgcgaggagaggagttttccgagagcgagaactcataggccaaggagacagtgggaggcaaatcgagcttgaagagattcaagagtcgatagatgaaggaacctctaccgctggcactcaacccgaggaggaaactccggttgaacctattgacgagtccttacctcttagacgttccgatagagttagagttcatccccagttttatggttttcatattactaccgaaggggacacgtatattagtgatggtacactaataaatcttgatgaacctaatagctataaggaagccgtggcaggcccggagtctgcaaaatggaaataggcaatggatagcgagatccaatccatgtatgataaccaagtttggaatttggttgattacgtgcccggacgtaagaccgttgggtgcaagtggatcttcaagaagaagaccgacgtggatggaaacgtacacacatataaagcgcgattggttgcgaagggctttactcaaactcccggagttgactatgatgagaccttctcaccagttgcgaagataaaatctattagagtgatgctagctattgtcgcatttcatgattatgagatttggcaaatggatgtcaagaccgccttccttaacggaaagttggttgaggatgtttacatggctcagccagaggggtttgtggatccgaagcatccgaatagagtgtgtaagcttgagaagtccatttatggacttaagcaagcgtctcgtagatggaatctttgcttcgatgagaaagtcaaagagtttggatttgtacgaagcgaggacgaatcatgtgtatatgtcaaagccagtgggagtatagtaagcttcctcgttctatatgtcgacgacatattactcataggaaacgacatcccgactctgcaggaggttaagtcctggctcgggaagtgctttgctatgaaggaccttggagaggcttcttacattttgggaataaggatagtaagagaaagaagtaagagactaattggacttagtcagaatacttacttagagaaggtactaaaacgttttagtatggaaaactcgaagaagggagaattaccgatacaaagtaatgtcaagttgagtaagactcaaagtccgagtaccgaagctgagatagcagaaatgagccgagtaccatatgcttccgcagttggctcaatcatgtacactatgacttgtacttgccctgatgtagccttcgcttttagcatggttagcagatatcgaGGGAATcttggcagagcacattggattgcggtgaagaatatccttaagtaccttcggaggacaaaggaatggttcttagtcctcggggggagtgatgacttgaaggtgcgagggtatagtgacgccagttttcagaccgacagggacaactaccgttcgcagtcgggctgggtctttaccctgaatggaggagcagtgacatggaagagttccaagcaggaaaccgtagctgattcaacgtgcgaatcagagtacattgcagcgagcgaagcgtcgaaggaggcaatatggctgaagaacttcattggtgatcttggagttgtacctgccataaaggagcccatggagattttttgtgataacgaaggagcggttgccttgaccaaggaaccgagggatcatggtagatcacgacatatcgacagaaaatatcacttcattagacatcgtgtagacaaaggacaactcgtagtgaagaggatatcatcagaagataacccaacatatccgcttacgaagggactgagtagggttaagcacttgcagcatgctaggagtattgggctgaaggatgatattagcatagattagatagtattagaaacgtgtaatagataaatgtaattaacatttgatgattaaataaaggagttttatttatgagtaatgttactgtcttatgttaattgtttaactattgtttcactttgcatgttttgacttccagaataattgagtttattaggaataatcgaattgttcaaattgtccacaatcgttcatatgttggaagtagatatgaatgaagattgtcatgaattggtgt
This window encodes:
- the LOC111897852 gene encoding uncharacterized protein LOC111897852 encodes the protein MSNANNVAASSFTLMSLCQKVTFDGTNFSEWIRYIRTIARYKDKEYVPDEKLDKINPEIATPAEITAFETHERYATKVHCIMIATMNSEFQKSYEDMYPYEMHQDLLERYHQNARQERYEIFTNMISTKMGHGESLTVHLQKMQRYVDRLRKLNVDFGEDLAIDMVLHSLPPMYNQFRMTYHMNKEKVTLSKLQGLLRVAESNFKDKYVAPTPNPPAAPVLAIGQGKGKKRKDSSKNYRKVKARDGASSSGTKVDPAKPCPNPKEAECHHCHKIGHWKRSCPEYLQAIKEGKIKPSFAGTKKK